One window from the genome of Mucilaginibacter ginsenosidivorans encodes:
- a CDS encoding DUF3820 family protein, whose translation MENITPDRQVLIDVVKTAMPFGKYKGTLICDLPVYYLEWLKNKGFPAGKLGMLLSTTYEIKINGLAKILAMVKQTLR comes from the coding sequence TTGGAGAACATAACCCCCGACCGCCAGGTATTGATAGATGTTGTAAAAACGGCGATGCCCTTTGGGAAATACAAAGGCACACTGATATGCGACCTGCCGGTTTATTATCTGGAATGGCTTAAAAATAAGGGCTTTCCGGCAGGGAAACTGGGGATGCTGCTATCGACAACCTACGAAATAAAAATAAACGGCCTGGCAAAAATACTGGCTATGGTAAAGCAAACATTAAGGTAA
- the xerD gene encoding site-specific tyrosine recombinase XerD — translation MDWRSAIKGFQAYLKLEKGLSENSIEAYSRDIEKLRQFAETENLKPETIALSNLRQFITWVNELGMLPSSQARVLSGVKSFYKYLLIEDLIKNDPAELLESPKKQRKLPVTLSYPDIEKLLSVIDLSKPEGPRNKAIIEVLYSCGLRVSELTELKLSNLYLDIEFVKVLGKGSKERLVPIGGEAITALKIWIEQVRVHIPIKKGEEDMVFLNRRGSRLSRVYVFMLIKQLAEAAGIKKIISPHTLRHSFATHLVEGGADLRAVQEMLGHESITTTEIYTHLDREYLKEVIGSYHPRS, via the coding sequence TTGGACTGGAGATCGGCGATAAAAGGATTTCAGGCTTACCTTAAGCTGGAGAAGGGGCTTTCAGAGAATTCTATCGAAGCTTACAGCCGGGATATCGAGAAGCTACGGCAATTTGCTGAAACAGAGAATCTGAAACCTGAAACAATAGCACTTTCAAACCTGCGGCAATTCATTACCTGGGTGAACGAACTCGGGATGTTACCATCGTCGCAAGCCAGGGTGCTATCCGGTGTTAAGTCTTTTTATAAATATCTCCTAATCGAGGACCTGATCAAAAACGATCCTGCGGAACTGCTCGAATCACCCAAAAAACAACGGAAACTGCCGGTTACATTAAGTTACCCGGATATTGAGAAATTGCTTAGCGTTATTGACCTGTCCAAACCCGAGGGACCGCGTAATAAAGCCATTATCGAGGTGTTGTACAGCTGCGGTTTGCGGGTATCGGAGTTGACGGAACTAAAGTTATCCAACCTGTACCTCGATATAGAATTTGTGAAGGTGCTTGGCAAAGGCAGTAAGGAACGCCTGGTGCCTATTGGAGGGGAAGCGATAACGGCTTTGAAAATATGGATAGAACAGGTTCGGGTACATATCCCTATTAAAAAAGGAGAGGAGGATATGGTATTCCTGAATCGGAGGGGATCACGCCTGAGCAGGGTTTATGTGTTTATGCTGATCAAACAATTGGCGGAAGCAGCCGGGATCAAGAAGATCATCAGTCCGCATACGCTGCGGCATTCATTTGCAACCCACCTGGTTGAAGGCGGCGCCGACCTGCGTGCGGTACAGGAAATGCTGGGGCATGAAAGTATTACGACCACCGAGATATATACGCATTTGGACAGGGAGTATTTGAAGGAGGTGATAGGTTCTTATCATCCGAGAAGTTAG
- the prmC gene encoding peptide chain release factor N(5)-glutamine methyltransferase, with amino-acid sequence MKTIKAVSTIFRGKLAHLYDLKEIDSICMLVLTEVAGTTHARIKAFPELELSWKQIESLKNILDQLVIGKPIQYILGQTEFYGLTFKVNPSVLIPRPETEELVYWTISLIKETKLAGGNILDIGTGSGCIAISLKKNLPEFSVSAIDISSDALKTAGENAELNNTEVNFILGDILNPKLNIQNSKFEIIVSNPPYVTLDDKKQMHTNVTDFEPHTALFVPENDPLIFYKAITDFASKNLKPGGLLFFEINESYGEQTVELLNSKRFINIELRKDMGGRDRMIKAVR; translated from the coding sequence ATGAAAACCATTAAAGCTGTTTCAACAATATTCCGTGGAAAATTAGCTCATCTTTATGATCTGAAAGAGATCGACTCAATCTGCATGTTGGTTTTAACTGAGGTGGCGGGCACTACGCACGCAAGAATTAAGGCTTTTCCTGAATTAGAATTGTCCTGGAAGCAAATCGAATCTTTAAAAAATATACTTGATCAATTAGTTATCGGCAAACCAATTCAGTATATTTTGGGACAGACAGAATTTTATGGGCTTACTTTCAAAGTAAATCCATCCGTCCTTATACCGCGACCGGAGACGGAGGAATTAGTTTATTGGACCATTTCATTGATAAAAGAAACGAAACTGGCCGGGGGCAACATTTTGGATATCGGAACTGGATCGGGTTGTATTGCCATCAGCCTGAAAAAAAACTTACCCGAATTTTCCGTTTCCGCAATTGATATTTCATCTGATGCTTTAAAAACCGCCGGTGAAAATGCCGAATTAAATAATACAGAAGTCAACTTCATCTTAGGTGACATTTTAAATCCGAAATTGAACATTCAAAATTCGAAATTTGAAATCATTGTCTCCAACCCCCCTTACGTCACTCTTGATGACAAAAAGCAAATGCACACGAATGTAACCGATTTTGAACCCCACACTGCCCTGTTCGTTCCGGAAAACGACCCCTTAATTTTCTACAAAGCCATAACCGATTTTGCCTCAAAAAACCTTAAACCCGGTGGCTTATTGTTCTTCGAGATCAATGAAAGTTATGGTGAACAGACAGTTGAACTATTAAATAGTAAACGATTCATAAACATCGAGTTAAGAAAAGACATGGGTGGGCGGGATAGGATGATTAAAGCAGTCAGGTAG
- a CDS encoding lysophospholipid acyltransferase family protein has product MIKKGLSYIGVFFFYLLSLLPFWFLYLISDLVFVILYYVTGYRRKVVQDNLRNSFPEKSEEERAVIEKKYFKYMADLTLETIKSTSMSEKQVRRRMVCTNPEIMEHYFAQGKSILAAAGHYGNWELACLNFGFLTDKVKMVVYKPQSSEVFTNFINRTRSRFGTIMISMKQTLRKMIEYKNELTFTVLAADQTPARSEAVYFTTFLNQPTAVFLGVEKLSGIRDCAIVFYRIDLVKRGYYTYTLVPLVENPKETKPYEITKIQVNYLESLIREKPEYWLWSHRRWKIKPEDIAKPVFFD; this is encoded by the coding sequence ATGATAAAAAAAGGCCTTTCGTATATAGGTGTCTTCTTTTTCTACCTGCTTTCGTTGTTGCCCTTCTGGTTTTTGTACCTTATATCCGACCTGGTCTTTGTGATATTGTATTACGTGACAGGCTATCGCCGAAAAGTTGTGCAGGATAATCTTCGTAATTCATTTCCCGAAAAGTCTGAAGAGGAACGCGCAGTTATTGAAAAAAAATACTTCAAATACATGGCCGACCTGACACTGGAGACCATCAAATCCACCAGCATGTCCGAAAAACAGGTTCGCCGCCGTATGGTATGTACCAACCCCGAAATAATGGAGCACTACTTTGCCCAGGGGAAAAGCATTTTGGCAGCGGCCGGCCACTACGGCAACTGGGAGCTTGCCTGCCTTAACTTCGGTTTCCTTACCGATAAAGTTAAAATGGTGGTTTATAAACCACAGTCGAGCGAAGTTTTTACCAATTTTATCAACCGCACGCGTTCGCGCTTCGGTACGATCATGATATCCATGAAACAGACGCTGCGCAAAATGATCGAATATAAGAACGAACTTACTTTCACCGTTTTAGCCGCCGATCAAACGCCCGCCCGCAGCGAGGCGGTATACTTCACTACTTTTTTGAACCAGCCGACAGCTGTATTTCTGGGTGTGGAAAAGCTTAGCGGTATAAGGGACTGTGCCATTGTTTTTTACCGGATCGACCTGGTTAAGAGAGGTTACTACACCTATACGTTGGTGCCGCTGGTTGAAAATCCGAAGGAAACCAAACCTTACGAGATCACCAAAATCCAGGTAAACTACCTCGAATCACTCATCAGGGAGAAGCCGGAGTACTGGCTCTGGTCGCACCGCAGGTGGAAGATCAAACCTGAAGACATAGCCAAACCTGTATTCTTTGATTGA
- a CDS encoding mechanosensitive ion channel family protein has translation MFFGNSFAQTHEKTKKPLTARESERKAIRSRDSVLQALSRSDTSINSLLQHLEQYHTTFNQMRNNLAEGLDTTDVSEQLPGITRRLGRIRNLINTKKSSTLRYLFVMRDNLDHIQDQLKGWQSDMDDISTKLVQNQHDIIQFSKDTSLNNVPEDNELRSAYFEQGIAVRAVWHQVDSINRTDLYKLNLLQNKIATAFTNALDEDDLIDAKIRKFAIRSMSGEFNWIGAKNDVKYSRIDSALRSTIRLNTIQANYFFKNETGTHAIALGFLALVLLWILFNRYKTVKHLEHQELVSDHARIVYRRPIVSALLIPTAIAPYFYDHPPVFFLECCFIVTIILVLILVKNNFPLSLFSFLFKLFWVTTVYCLSNLLVQITGEDRYVVLLLSIVSITFAALFYNRIKKEPQEHLSYTKLILKIFVLMHLVSIVLNVTGRFSLAKIVGITAVFNLWLTVALYFIIRIIIQTMFLQLHTRKAESSFISMIDYNTLQKKFRNVLTTLASLLWIFFLLQNLNIDDWVHDYLTDTLNESRNIGGASFTFGGFVIFFLVIWLSSLLSRVISYFYDLSSQHTNDISVLKKKNRASTLLIRIGVFTVGFLLAVGASGFPLDKLTIIFSAFGVGIGFGLQNVTNNLVSGMILAFEKPIQIGDVIEVGGRQGTMKEIGIRSSRLETGDGAEVIIPNGDLISQNVVNWTLSNASRQVELVVHTAYGSDIEKVTSLLQEIMAKRDDIMDNPGPSVFLLNVSDDAVDFRVLFWAADISHYSELRSRVLADIYAEFAKAGIAIPKKKKE, from the coding sequence TTGTTTTTCGGCAACAGCTTTGCCCAAACCCACGAAAAAACAAAAAAACCACTTACAGCGCGGGAAAGTGAAAGAAAAGCGATCCGTTCGCGCGATTCGGTTTTGCAGGCACTGAGCCGGAGCGACACCTCTATCAACAGTTTACTACAGCATCTGGAGCAATACCACACCACCTTTAACCAAATGCGGAATAACCTCGCCGAAGGTTTGGATACCACAGATGTCAGCGAACAATTGCCCGGGATAACAAGGAGACTTGGACGAATAAGAAACCTTATCAACACCAAAAAGTCGAGCACGCTGCGCTACCTGTTCGTGATGCGGGACAACCTGGATCATATACAGGACCAGCTCAAAGGCTGGCAATCGGACATGGACGATATCAGCACCAAGCTGGTACAAAACCAGCACGATATCATTCAGTTTTCAAAGGACACCTCTCTCAATAACGTACCTGAAGACAACGAATTACGCAGCGCTTATTTTGAACAGGGTATTGCCGTAAGGGCGGTTTGGCACCAGGTGGATTCGATCAATCGTACCGACCTATACAAGTTAAACCTGCTGCAAAATAAAATTGCCACGGCTTTTACCAACGCACTGGACGAGGACGACCTGATAGATGCCAAGATCAGGAAATTCGCCATACGATCGATGTCGGGCGAGTTCAACTGGATAGGCGCAAAAAATGACGTAAAATACAGCCGCATAGATTCTGCGTTGCGAAGTACTATAAGACTCAACACCATACAGGCCAATTATTTTTTTAAGAACGAAACCGGCACCCACGCCATAGCCTTAGGTTTCCTGGCACTTGTTTTACTCTGGATATTGTTTAATCGTTACAAAACGGTCAAACATCTCGAACACCAGGAACTCGTTTCAGATCACGCGCGCATTGTATACCGCAGGCCGATCGTTTCGGCATTACTTATACCCACTGCCATAGCTCCGTACTTTTATGACCACCCTCCTGTATTTTTCCTCGAATGTTGTTTCATCGTTACTATTATCCTAGTGCTTATCCTGGTAAAGAATAATTTTCCACTTTCGCTGTTCAGCTTCCTGTTCAAACTATTCTGGGTGACGACAGTCTATTGCCTCAGCAACTTGCTGGTGCAGATCACAGGCGAAGACAGGTATGTTGTGCTGCTGTTAAGCATCGTCTCGATAACTTTTGCGGCGTTGTTCTACAACCGTATAAAGAAAGAACCACAAGAACATCTCAGCTATACCAAACTGATCCTGAAGATATTCGTTTTGATGCACCTGGTATCAATCGTCCTCAATGTTACAGGCAGGTTTAGCCTGGCAAAAATTGTGGGCATTACAGCGGTGTTCAACCTGTGGCTTACCGTGGCACTTTATTTTATTATCAGGATCATTATTCAAACTATGTTTCTACAGCTTCATACCCGTAAAGCCGAAAGCAGCTTTATCAGTATGATCGACTACAATACGCTGCAAAAAAAATTCAGGAATGTGCTAACCACTTTGGCATCCCTGCTTTGGATATTCTTCCTGTTGCAAAATTTGAACATAGACGACTGGGTGCACGATTATTTAACCGATACATTGAACGAGTCGCGCAATATAGGCGGCGCCTCTTTCACATTCGGAGGTTTTGTCATTTTCTTTTTAGTGATTTGGCTGTCGTCGCTGCTGTCGCGTGTCATCAGTTATTTTTACGACCTGTCCTCGCAGCATACTAACGATATTTCGGTACTAAAGAAAAAGAACCGCGCGTCTACCTTACTTATCCGTATCGGCGTGTTTACTGTTGGTTTTTTGCTGGCGGTTGGGGCGTCGGGCTTTCCCCTCGATAAACTCACCATCATTTTCAGCGCCTTTGGCGTAGGTATTGGCTTTGGTTTGCAGAATGTAACCAATAACCTCGTTTCGGGTATGATACTGGCCTTTGAAAAACCGATACAAATAGGCGATGTGATAGAAGTTGGCGGGCGGCAGGGTACGATGAAAGAAATCGGCATCCGTTCGAGCAGGCTCGAGACAGGTGATGGCGCCGAGGTTATCATACCCAATGGCGACCTGATCTCGCAAAATGTTGTTAATTGGACGCTTAGTAACGCCAGCCGGCAAGTCGAGCTGGTAGTGCATACCGCTTATGGGTCCGATATAGAAAAAGTGACATCGCTGTTGCAGGAAATAATGGCTAAACGTGATGACATTATGGATAATCCGGGGCCATCCGTTTTCCTCCTGAATGTTTCTGACGACGCAGTCGATTTCCGGGTACTTTTCTGGGCAGCTGATATCAGCCACTATTCCGAATTGCGCAGCCGCGTGCTGGCGGATATTTACGCCGAATTTGCAAAAGCGGGCATCGCAATACCTAAAAAGAAGAAAGAGTAA
- a CDS encoding glycosyltransferase family 2 protein, giving the protein MTNTPKVAIVILNWNGVKYLRDFLPSVLTSIWPNLDIVVGDNGSTDGSIEFLTQNYPTIRIIKNDQNYGFTGGYNRVLEKVDADYFILLNSDVEVHPGWIEPVISLMESDPLIAAAAPKIKAFADKDHFEHAGAAGGFIDVYGYPFCRGRMFYEIEQDKGQYQQSGEIFWASGAAMFVKKKYWVEAGGFDDRFFAHMEEIDLCWRLKNMGYKVVYCAESEVYHVGGGTLNTENPFKTFLNFRNNLLLLRNNLSFWRGMLIIFIRFWMDLLAIVRFLNEGKRRDAWAVSRAHQNFVLQLFKGGGPKRNRRSNLRALKGMYRSSIVWDFFMKKKHTFSSLDPKKFY; this is encoded by the coding sequence ATGACAAATACACCGAAAGTTGCCATCGTTATATTAAACTGGAACGGGGTAAAATATCTCCGCGATTTTTTGCCTTCGGTGCTTACATCCATCTGGCCAAACCTGGATATCGTAGTCGGTGATAATGGCTCTACCGATGGTTCAATTGAGTTCTTAACACAAAACTATCCAACTATCAGGATAATTAAAAACGATCAGAATTACGGCTTTACCGGCGGATATAACAGGGTGCTGGAAAAAGTTGATGCTGATTACTTCATCCTGCTTAATTCGGATGTCGAGGTGCATCCCGGCTGGATAGAGCCGGTGATATCGTTAATGGAAAGTGATCCGTTGATAGCCGCCGCTGCCCCAAAGATAAAAGCATTTGCCGATAAAGATCATTTTGAACATGCCGGCGCCGCTGGCGGATTTATTGATGTTTATGGCTACCCGTTTTGCCGCGGGCGCATGTTTTATGAGATAGAACAGGATAAGGGCCAATATCAGCAGTCGGGCGAGATTTTTTGGGCGTCGGGAGCAGCTATGTTTGTGAAAAAGAAATACTGGGTGGAAGCAGGCGGGTTTGACGACCGCTTTTTTGCGCACATGGAAGAGATTGACCTATGCTGGCGACTCAAAAATATGGGCTACAAAGTGGTGTATTGCGCCGAATCGGAAGTTTACCACGTTGGCGGTGGGACGTTAAACACTGAGAACCCTTTTAAGACATTTCTGAATTTCAGGAACAACCTGTTACTGTTGCGAAACAATCTTTCCTTTTGGCGTGGGATGCTGATCATATTTATCCGTTTTTGGATGGATCTGTTGGCCATCGTGCGTTTTCTGAATGAAGGGAAGCGTCGCGATGCATGGGCGGTGAGCCGGGCACACCAGAATTTTGTGTTACAGCTATTTAAAGGTGGCGGGCCAAAGCGGAATAGACGAAGTAACCTGCGTGCCCTTAAGGGCATGTATCGCAGCAGCATTGTGTGGGACTTTTTTATGAAGAAAAAGCACACCTTTTCGTCACTCGACCCCAAAAAATTCTATTAG
- the corA gene encoding magnesium/cobalt transporter CorA gives MSKPLKRIRYKKRDRRIEVGASPGSINISEDALKPVIMVYSYNDKELIKSEGKTVDIILKQFKKCTDHAHWIQVKGLGDKKLMEEIGSHLNINPLVLEDIVNTHQRPKFDEYDDYVFSTSRIIHFNKENELVNCQFSSLIKRNIIISFEETHDEYFEAVKARLEAGKGAIRTAGPGYMCYALTDTILDNYFVLLAKIGDMLDDTEDHLYSSPDKSVMYNAQALKRILITVRRASWPERDKINEMLRTENPLVSPEVKIYLRDAYDHCIQIMDLVESYKEITSSIIDLYLSMVSNRMNEIMKVLTIISVIFIPLTFIAGIYGMNFARVDPVTNKVMPDNLPELYSPHGYYYALLGMFIIAVIQIIVFWKKGWFSKL, from the coding sequence ATGAGCAAACCGTTAAAAAGGATACGTTATAAAAAACGCGACCGCAGAATTGAAGTAGGCGCCAGTCCGGGTTCTATTAATATTTCCGAAGATGCCCTAAAGCCGGTTATTATGGTTTACAGCTATAATGACAAAGAACTTATCAAATCGGAAGGTAAGACGGTTGATATTATCCTGAAGCAGTTTAAAAAATGTACAGACCACGCCCATTGGATACAGGTAAAGGGATTGGGCGATAAAAAGCTGATGGAGGAGATCGGGTCGCATTTGAATATCAATCCCCTTGTGCTCGAGGATATCGTCAATACCCACCAGCGGCCAAAGTTCGACGAATATGATGATTATGTATTCAGCACCAGCCGCATCATCCATTTTAACAAGGAAAACGAATTGGTGAATTGCCAATTCTCATCATTGATCAAAAGGAATATCATCATCAGCTTTGAGGAGACACATGACGAATATTTTGAAGCGGTAAAAGCCCGGCTCGAGGCAGGCAAAGGAGCCATCCGTACCGCCGGACCGGGATATATGTGCTATGCGCTTACCGATACCATACTGGATAATTACTTCGTTTTGCTGGCGAAAATAGGCGACATGCTGGACGATACCGAGGACCACCTGTATAGCAGTCCGGATAAAAGCGTGATGTACAATGCCCAGGCATTAAAACGCATACTAATAACGGTAAGGCGCGCCAGCTGGCCCGAGCGCGACAAAATAAACGAAATGCTGCGCACGGAAAACCCGCTGGTATCTCCCGAAGTAAAAATATACCTGCGCGATGCGTACGACCACTGTATACAGATAATGGACCTGGTGGAAAGCTACAAGGAAATAACTTCCAGCATTATCGACCTGTACCTATCCATGGTAAGCAACCGGATGAACGAGATCATGAAGGTGCTAACCATCATATCGGTCATCTTTATCCCCTTAACCTTTATTGCCGGCATATACGGCATGAACTTCGCACGGGTCGACCCGGTCACCAATAAAGTAATGCCGGATAACCTTCCCGAATTATATTCGCCGCATGGCTACTATTATGCCCTGCTTGGCATGTTTATCATAGCCGTGATACAGATCATCGTATTCTGGAAAAAAGGATGGTTTAGTAAATTGTAG
- the aroQ gene encoding type II 3-dehydroquinate dehydratase, translating to MNIQIINGPNLNLLGVREKSIYGDSSFESYLQDLRKRYANITINYYQSNVEGEIINKLHEVGFTVDGIVINAGAYTHTSVAIGDAIAGIKAPVIEVHISNVYKREEFRHKSLLAANCKGVIAGFGLDSYRLAIENLVNG from the coding sequence ATGAATATACAAATTATCAACGGCCCCAACCTGAACCTGCTCGGCGTTCGCGAGAAATCCATCTATGGCGACAGCAGCTTCGAAAGCTACCTTCAGGATCTACGCAAACGTTACGCAAACATCACCATAAATTATTATCAAAGTAACGTCGAGGGCGAAATTATTAACAAGTTGCACGAGGTTGGCTTTACCGTCGACGGCATAGTGATAAATGCCGGAGCTTATACCCATACTTCTGTTGCTATTGGCGATGCCATTGCTGGCATCAAAGCACCGGTTATCGAGGTGCACATCTCGAACGTTTACAAACGCGAGGAATTCAGGCATAAATCTTTACTGGCGGCAAACTGCAAAGGCGTTATTGCCGGCTTTGGTCTCGACTCCTACCGTTTGGCTATTGAAAATTTGGTAAACGGATAA
- the msrA gene encoding peptide-methionine (S)-S-oxide reductase MsrA: MKRIILFAASVFLFAGCVNGQNSSDYASLPQQKPGEQVATFGGGCFWSMSEAMSELKGVDKVVSGYAGGTKVRPSYEEVGTQETGHAEVVQIYYDPKVISFATLAHAFFFAHNPTELNYQGPDRGTDYRSIAFYRTPEEKAILLDEIKKIDATKHYGDPIVTQVVPFKAFYPAEKYHQGYYRLHPESGYIQSVSVPKVEKFQKAMKAELKPEFQK, from the coding sequence ATGAAACGAATTATTTTATTTGCAGCCTCTGTATTTTTATTTGCCGGCTGCGTTAACGGACAGAACTCAAGCGACTACGCGTCGCTGCCCCAGCAGAAACCGGGCGAGCAGGTTGCTACTTTTGGCGGTGGCTGTTTCTGGAGCATGAGCGAGGCCATGTCCGAATTGAAAGGTGTCGATAAAGTGGTTTCCGGCTATGCTGGCGGAACAAAAGTACGCCCCAGTTACGAAGAGGTTGGCACACAGGAGACCGGCCATGCCGAAGTTGTGCAGATATATTACGACCCCAAAGTGATCAGCTTTGCGACATTGGCCCATGCGTTCTTCTTTGCGCACAATCCGACAGAACTTAATTACCAGGGACCCGACAGGGGCACCGACTACCGCTCCATTGCATTTTACCGTACACCCGAAGAAAAAGCTATTCTGCTGGACGAGATCAAAAAAATAGACGCAACCAAGCATTATGGCGATCCTATAGTAACACAGGTTGTTCCGTTCAAAGCCTTTTATCCCGCCGAGAAGTATCACCAGGGTTATTACCGCCTGCACCCTGAAAGCGGTTATATTCAATCGGTATCGGTACCTAAGGTTGAAAAATTCCAGAAAGCTATGAAAGCCGAGCTGAAACCGGAGTTTCAAAAGTAG
- a CDS encoding WbqC family protein, with the protein MSTNIEYMIEKGAVLPLFYLPPVEYFSELTIYDPEFLVEKYEHFPKQTYRNRANIYSPDGMLTLVVPVVKGSKVHTAVKDVQISYDFRWQRLHWMSLQNCYRRSAYFEYYEDEFAIFYEVKEKFLFDMNEKLLRLLLNLLKIKAELKFTQTYEPQYLHLKDLRDAFSPKKTSAYPAKPYYQLFEERHGFMKNLSIVDLLFNQGPQSVNYL; encoded by the coding sequence TTGAGCACAAACATAGAATATATGATTGAAAAAGGCGCTGTTCTGCCGCTATTTTATCTGCCGCCTGTTGAATATTTCAGTGAGCTGACGATTTATGATCCCGAATTCCTGGTTGAAAAATATGAGCATTTCCCGAAACAAACCTATCGTAACCGGGCCAACATTTATTCACCCGACGGTATGCTTACTTTGGTGGTGCCTGTGGTAAAAGGTTCCAAGGTGCATACCGCAGTAAAAGATGTACAAATAAGCTATGATTTCCGCTGGCAGCGCCTGCACTGGATGAGCCTCCAAAACTGCTATCGCCGCTCGGCCTATTTTGAATATTATGAAGATGAATTCGCTATATTTTATGAAGTGAAGGAAAAGTTCCTGTTTGATATGAACGAAAAGTTGCTGCGTCTGTTGCTTAACCTGCTAAAAATAAAGGCCGAACTTAAATTCACCCAAACGTACGAGCCGCAGTACCTGCATTTAAAAGATCTGCGGGACGCTTTCAGCCCGAAAAAAACATCCGCGTACCCTGCGAAACCCTATTACCAGCTTTTTGAGGAACGGCACGGCTTTATGAAAAACCTCAGTATCGTCGACCTGTTATTTAACCAGGGGCCACAATCTGTTAATTACCTTTAG